Proteins from one Bacteroides mediterraneensis genomic window:
- the glmS gene encoding glutamine--fructose-6-phosphate transaminase (isomerizing): protein MCGIVGYIGRRKAWPILVEGLKRLEYRGYDSAGVALMSDTHQLNVYKSVGKVADLERTAEGQDVSGCVGIAHTRWATHGEPCTVNAHPHCSQNGDLALVHNGIIENYSVLKEKLQSKGCTFKSSTDTEVLVQLIGYIQQQGNLDLLTAVQLALREVIGAYAIAVVDRKHPDEIIAARKSSPLVVGVGKDEFFLASDATPMVAYTDQVVYLSDGEIAVLRADAPLKVVDLHNVECPHEAQTVALNIGQLEKGGFPHFMLKEIFDQPDYISDCMRGRINTDTCTVTLSAVTNHRERLLRASRFIIVACGTSWHAGLIGKQLIESFCRIPVEVEYASEFRYRNPVIHPDDVVIAISQSGETADTLAAIELAKSQGAFIYGICNVVGSSIARATDTGSYIHVGPEIGVASTKAFTGQVVVLILLALALGREKGTLPETEYHRVVKELSAIPEKIRTVLKQNPFIADFSKMFTYARNFIYLGRGYAFPVALEGALKLKEISYIHAEGYPAAEMKHGPIALIDAEMPVVIVATQSALYEKVLSNIQEIKARKGRVVAVVTEGDTVIRNLADYSIELPATLECLDPLITSIPLQLLAYHIAVCRGMDVDQPRNLAKSVTVE, encoded by the coding sequence ATGTGTGGAATTGTAGGTTATATCGGGAGGCGGAAAGCCTGGCCGATATTGGTGGAAGGCCTGAAGCGTCTGGAGTATCGTGGATACGACAGTGCCGGAGTGGCCTTGATGAGCGATACTCATCAGTTGAATGTGTATAAGTCCGTGGGAAAAGTGGCCGATTTGGAGCGGACGGCTGAGGGGCAGGACGTGTCCGGTTGCGTGGGAATCGCCCATACGCGATGGGCCACTCACGGTGAGCCCTGTACGGTGAATGCCCATCCGCATTGCAGCCAGAACGGTGATTTGGCGTTGGTGCACAACGGGATTATCGAAAACTATTCCGTGCTGAAAGAAAAATTGCAGTCCAAAGGCTGTACTTTCAAGAGCAGTACCGATACTGAAGTGTTGGTGCAGTTGATTGGCTATATCCAGCAGCAGGGTAATCTGGATTTGTTGACTGCCGTGCAGTTGGCTTTGCGTGAAGTTATCGGTGCATACGCCATTGCCGTGGTCGACCGCAAGCATCCCGACGAGATTATTGCTGCCCGCAAGAGCAGTCCCTTGGTGGTCGGAGTGGGAAAGGATGAATTTTTTCTGGCTTCTGATGCTACTCCCATGGTAGCCTATACCGATCAGGTAGTGTATCTTTCTGACGGAGAAATTGCTGTGTTGCGGGCGGATGCACCTTTGAAGGTTGTCGACTTGCACAATGTGGAATGTCCGCACGAGGCGCAAACTGTAGCTCTGAACATCGGACAGTTGGAAAAAGGAGGTTTCCCTCATTTCATGCTGAAAGAGATTTTCGACCAGCCCGACTATATCAGCGATTGCATGCGTGGGCGGATAAACACGGATACTTGCACGGTGACGCTTTCTGCCGTTACGAATCATCGGGAACGCTTGCTTCGGGCCAGCCGTTTTATCATCGTGGCTTGTGGCACTTCCTGGCATGCCGGACTTATCGGCAAACAATTGATTGAAAGCTTCTGCCGTATTCCAGTGGAAGTGGAATACGCTTCCGAATTCCGTTACCGCAATCCGGTCATCCATCCCGATGACGTGGTGATTGCCATCTCTCAGAGCGGGGAGACCGCCGATACGCTGGCGGCTATCGAACTGGCCAAGTCGCAGGGTGCTTTTATTTATGGCATCTGTAACGTGGTAGGTTCCTCCATTGCGCGTGCCACGGATACCGGTTCTTATATTCATGTGGGTCCTGAAATCGGTGTGGCTTCCACCAAAGCCTTTACCGGACAGGTGGTGGTACTCATCTTGTTGGCTCTGGCTTTAGGTCGTGAAAAAGGTACGCTTCCAGAAACTGAATATCATCGGGTAGTGAAGGAGCTGTCGGCTATTCCTGAAAAAATACGGACAGTGCTGAAGCAGAACCCTTTCATTGCTGACTTTTCGAAGATGTTTACGTATGCCCGTAATTTCATTTATCTGGGCCGGGGCTATGCTTTTCCTGTGGCTTTGGAAGGTGCCCTGAAGCTGAAGGAAATTTCCTATATACATGCCGAAGGTTACCCCGCAGCCGAGATGAAGCACGGTCCCATTGCTCTGATTGATGCCGAGATGCCCGTGGTCATTGTAGCTACCCAATCGGCCTTGTATGAAAAAGTATTGAGCAACATTCAGGAAATCAAGGCCCGCAAGGGTAGAGTGGTGGCCGTTGTAACCGAGGGGGATACGGTTATCCGTAATCTGGCCGATTACAGTATAGAGTTGCCTGCTACGCTGGAATGTCTGGATCCGCTCATCACTTCCATTCCCTTGCAGCTGCTGGCCTATCACATTGCCGTGTGTCGTGGAATGGATGTCGACCAGCCTCGAAACCTGGCCAAATCGGTTACGGTGGAATAA
- a CDS encoding FecR family protein, giving the protein MSAPINDKVSGLLHKFRSGDITPAEFQDLRTRMDAISDVELKHFLEAEWEEFEDHSPLSEEKMKTLYEGLHIRSEEVKPRFTLKRYWMQVAASLLLLIAGSLTVLTFIQRNEIKALAEQNVVIRSGDYGKSLVTLPDGTIVHLNAKSSLTYSQDFGRNDRKVALNGEGFFEVKKDTEKKFTVGTGYMDITVLGTKFNVYAYETKDIVEMSLVEGSVDVTTSCPPYQSIRVKPNEKVVYDKRTGNLLHERTSNKMETAWMNKELVFRSERLEDVFRCLSRKFAVTFSVDNEALLNDVYTGTFDDENIESIMRVLKYHYKFKYTNEDGVISIQTLK; this is encoded by the coding sequence ATGAGTGCACCAATAAACGATAAGGTATCAGGATTGTTACACAAGTTCCGTTCCGGTGACATCACGCCGGCGGAATTTCAGGATTTGCGAACCCGCATGGATGCTATATCCGATGTGGAATTGAAACATTTTCTGGAGGCAGAGTGGGAAGAGTTTGAAGACCATTCTCCTTTGTCGGAAGAAAAAATGAAAACGCTCTATGAAGGATTGCACATTCGTTCGGAAGAAGTGAAACCTCGTTTCACACTGAAACGCTATTGGATGCAGGTTGCCGCTTCGCTGTTGCTGCTCATTGCCGGAAGCTTGACGGTATTGACTTTTATACAGCGGAACGAAATCAAAGCGTTGGCAGAACAGAATGTGGTGATACGTTCAGGCGACTATGGCAAGTCGCTCGTCACCCTTCCCGATGGAACCATCGTGCATCTGAATGCCAAATCTTCTTTGACCTATAGTCAGGATTTTGGGCGGAATGACCGTAAGGTAGCATTGAATGGAGAGGGATTTTTTGAGGTAAAGAAGGATACGGAAAAGAAGTTTACAGTAGGTACAGGTTATATGGACATTACCGTATTGGGTACTAAATTCAATGTGTATGCATACGAGACAAAAGACATTGTGGAGATGTCGCTCGTAGAAGGTAGTGTGGATGTAACCACTTCATGCCCTCCTTATCAGAGCATACGTGTGAAGCCTAATGAAAAAGTGGTGTATGACAAGCGTACGGGAAACTTGCTGCATGAGCGGACAAGTAACAAGATGGAAACAGCTTGGATGAACAAAGAACTGGTGTTCCGGAGTGAACGGTTGGAAGATGTATTCCGTTGTTTGTCCCGAAAGTTTGCGGTCACCTTCTCCGTGGATAATGAGGCTTTGTTGAATGATGTGTATACGGGTACGTTTGACGATGAAAATATAGAAAGCATCATGCGTGTGTTGAAATACCATTATAAGTTCAAGTACACAAATGAAGACGGAGTGATTTCTATTCAAACTCTAAAATAG
- a CDS encoding GIN domain-containing protein: MKKIASIFVGLVMVFLCATCISAKGSSEDKVSETRSVSAFHSIEVESVAGVYFTQSDTYSLRVEGEKKWVDLTKCTVKDGVLLITWAEKGKKKTTKNVNRLSIYISAPDLQEVTFEGVGSFNCKSRLNLKDVKFDIQGVGSLKVADLHARNVKVSLEGVGSGELTVDCDRLDASVEGVGSLTLSGKARSAHISKDGIGSVSTRRLKVGE, from the coding sequence ATGAAAAAGATAGCAAGTATATTCGTGGGTTTGGTAATGGTATTTTTGTGTGCAACCTGTATTAGTGCCAAAGGCAGTTCGGAAGACAAAGTAAGTGAAACCCGTAGTGTGAGTGCTTTCCATTCCATCGAGGTGGAGAGTGTGGCGGGGGTTTATTTCACCCAGTCGGACACTTATTCTCTTCGTGTGGAAGGAGAAAAGAAATGGGTGGACTTGACCAAATGTACGGTGAAAGACGGAGTGTTGTTGATTACGTGGGCAGAAAAAGGGAAAAAGAAGACCACCAAGAACGTGAACAGACTCTCCATCTATATCAGTGCTCCCGATTTGCAGGAAGTTACTTTTGAAGGAGTTGGCTCGTTCAATTGCAAGTCCCGTCTGAACCTGAAGGATGTGAAGTTTGATATACAGGGAGTAGGCAGCCTGAAGGTAGCCGATTTGCATGCCCGAAACGTGAAAGTCTCTCTGGAGGGAGTAGGCAGTGGAGAACTGACAGTGGATTGTGACCGGCTGGATGCCAGTGTGGAAGGTGTCGGCAGTCTCACCCTGAGCGGAAAAGCCCGGTCGGCTCATATTTCCAAAGACGGTATCGGCAGTGTTTCTACCCGTCGGTTGAAAGTCGGTGAATAA
- a CDS encoding ABC transporter permease: protein MNTLFRNFSHTFRRFFTASVLNLLGLSIAFAACFVILTQVDYDYNYNKAYPAHDRIYRVEVNAGGDYGWAIWLARPFCELVGASSPHIQAISVTSLSNYSSDFEVDEHIYSEPRFIGFGDYLEVFQPTMVCGTTASLNEPGQALISASMARRFFGTTDVIGKSIYIDRKSRNQPLVVGGVYQDMPENSQLGNCVFSSFRSDLNKDSWTNWNYALYIRIDSPASLADVERSVIESCKLNIPRELISGEGEEDWENFIHFTPLDEVHYSTVGNKAATSKAAVYLLLCVSVLILLTAAVNYMNFSLAETPMRLRSINTQKVLGASTCSLRVYLLLESVWVCVCGFLLSLLWLYLLKGTSLSTLVASDLSLMSHPGLVMALGGIAVCMGLLAGAYPSYYVTSFPPALVLKGSFGLSPKGKMLRTFLVCFQFFVSFMLIISVGIMYLQSRYIQQSDYGYDKEVVLVGEIPGEYLNRREAIVSELSGISGIEGISISQFVLSSADNYMSWGRGEGEHHIQMACFPVDYRYLSVMGIKITEGRNFKSGDGDVYIFNEAARKKYSWMKVDEPATHGDYSVVGFCENIRFSSFRNNDAVEPMAFFIYGKDYAAWDANSILNIRVASGVDKVDMIHRLTEAAEKIAPGRDFKFRFMDEVIDQNYRRELRFTRQILLFSLIAIVLSMIGVFGLTLFESEYRRKEIGIRKIMGSSTGEILYMFTKRYFVMLVACFVLAAPFGWWIGHDWLESFSDKTPIRAWVFVASFLLVSLITVLTVTFQCWKNANENPVRSIKTE, encoded by the coding sequence ATGAACACACTTTTCAGAAATTTTTCGCATACCTTCCGGCGTTTCTTTACGGCCAGCGTATTGAATCTGCTGGGATTGAGTATCGCGTTTGCCGCCTGCTTCGTCATCCTGACACAGGTGGACTACGACTATAACTACAACAAAGCCTATCCGGCACACGACCGTATTTATCGGGTGGAAGTGAATGCCGGCGGAGATTACGGTTGGGCAATCTGGCTGGCCCGTCCCTTCTGTGAACTGGTAGGAGCTTCTTCTCCCCATATACAGGCCATTTCAGTGACTTCTTTGTCAAATTATTCCTCTGATTTTGAGGTAGACGAACACATCTACTCAGAACCTAGGTTTATCGGATTTGGGGATTACCTGGAGGTATTCCAGCCTACCATGGTATGCGGCACGACCGCTTCCCTGAATGAACCCGGCCAGGCCCTGATTTCAGCATCCATGGCCCGTCGTTTTTTCGGTACTACGGATGTCATTGGCAAGAGCATTTACATAGACCGTAAATCCCGTAATCAGCCGTTGGTGGTAGGAGGGGTTTATCAGGATATGCCGGAGAATTCCCAGTTGGGTAACTGTGTGTTCTCTTCTTTCCGTTCGGATTTGAACAAAGATTCCTGGACTAACTGGAATTATGCCTTGTATATACGGATTGACAGTCCGGCTTCATTGGCCGATGTGGAGCGGTCGGTCATCGAAAGCTGCAAGCTGAATATTCCAAGAGAACTGATTAGCGGAGAGGGAGAGGAAGACTGGGAGAATTTCATTCATTTTACGCCGCTGGACGAGGTACACTATTCTACAGTGGGTAACAAGGCGGCTACCAGTAAGGCCGCCGTGTACCTGCTGCTGTGTGTATCGGTTTTGATTCTGCTGACGGCGGCAGTCAACTACATGAACTTCTCGCTGGCAGAAACTCCCATGCGGTTACGTTCCATCAATACCCAGAAGGTGTTGGGCGCTTCCACTTGCTCTTTGCGGGTGTATCTGCTGTTGGAATCCGTATGGGTTTGTGTGTGTGGCTTCCTGTTGTCCTTGCTCTGGCTCTATCTGTTGAAAGGCACCTCTTTGAGTACCTTGGTGGCATCCGACCTTTCTCTGATGTCCCATCCGGGTCTGGTGATGGCTTTGGGTGGAATAGCCGTGTGCATGGGCTTGCTGGCCGGAGCCTATCCTTCTTACTACGTCACTTCTTTCCCGCCGGCATTGGTGTTGAAAGGTTCGTTCGGCCTTTCTCCGAAGGGCAAGATGCTGCGTACATTCTTGGTCTGCTTCCAGTTCTTCGTCTCTTTCATGCTGATTATCTCCGTGGGCATCATGTACCTGCAGAGCCGTTATATTCAGCAGAGCGACTATGGCTACGACAAGGAGGTCGTATTGGTGGGAGAGATTCCGGGTGAGTATCTCAATCGCCGGGAAGCGATTGTCAGTGAATTGTCCGGAATTTCGGGCATAGAAGGCATTTCGATTTCCCAGTTCGTGTTAAGTTCAGCCGATAACTACATGTCGTGGGGAAGAGGAGAAGGAGAGCATCACATACAGATGGCTTGTTTCCCGGTAGATTACCGCTACTTGTCGGTGATGGGCATTAAGATTACCGAAGGTCGTAATTTCAAGTCGGGCGACGGGGATGTGTATATCTTCAATGAGGCAGCCCGGAAGAAATATTCTTGGATGAAGGTGGACGAACCCGCTACTCACGGTGATTATTCGGTGGTTGGATTCTGTGAGAACATCCGTTTTAGCAGCTTCCGTAACAATGATGCCGTGGAGCCGATGGCCTTCTTCATTTACGGGAAAGATTATGCGGCCTGGGATGCGAACAGCATCTTGAACATTCGGGTGGCTTCGGGAGTAGACAAGGTGGACATGATTCACCGCTTGACAGAGGCCGCAGAAAAGATAGCTCCGGGGCGTGACTTCAAGTTCCGTTTCATGGATGAGGTGATTGACCAGAACTATCGTCGGGAACTGCGTTTCACCCGTCAGATTCTGTTGTTCTCCTTGATTGCCATTGTGCTCAGCATGATTGGTGTATTTGGTCTGACCTTATTTGAAAGCGAATACCGCCGGAAGGAGATTGGTATCCGGAAAATCATGGGAAGTTCCACTGGCGAAATCCTTTACATGTTCACCAAACGTTATTTCGTCATGCTGGTGGCCTGCTTCGTGCTGGCAGCTCCCTTCGGCTGGTGGATTGGTCACGACTGGTTGGAAAGCTTCTCCGACAAGACGCCCATCCGTGCCTGGGTATTTGTAGCTTCTTTCCTGTTGGTCAGCCTCATTACGGTGCTGACCGTGACATTCCAATGCTGGAAGAATGCCAATGAGAACCCCGTGCGGAGTATCAAGACCGAATGA
- a CDS encoding RNA polymerase sigma factor yields the protein MQEDELILAVKSGSERAYKQLYELWVSRLYRFVFQYLKSEEATDDVVQETFLRIWTNREHLNSDLSFKSYLFTIAYHFLLKELRRQIHNPSMEEYVEYRDKLASSANEIPDELDYDRFVKALEKAKQHLSPRQREIFELNKEYGMSVAEISGKLSVTEQVVRNQLSAALKILRTELRQYYPLLLLFLA from the coding sequence ATGCAGGAAGATGAATTGATATTGGCTGTAAAATCCGGTTCGGAGCGTGCTTATAAGCAACTTTATGAGCTGTGGGTATCCAGACTATATCGGTTTGTGTTTCAGTACCTCAAATCGGAAGAAGCGACTGACGATGTGGTGCAGGAAACTTTTCTTCGTATCTGGACTAATCGGGAACACCTGAATTCCGATCTGTCTTTCAAATCCTATCTCTTTACCATAGCCTATCATTTTCTGCTGAAAGAATTGAGAAGACAGATTCACAATCCATCGATGGAAGAATATGTGGAATACCGGGACAAACTGGCTTCTTCGGCTAATGAGATTCCTGATGAACTGGACTATGACCGTTTCGTAAAGGCTTTGGAAAAAGCCAAACAGCATCTTTCGCCCCGTCAGCGGGAAATTTTTGAACTTAACAAAGAATACGGTATGTCGGTCGCCGAGATTTCCGGAAAACTCTCCGTCACAGAGCAGGTGGTACGTAACCAGTTGTCAGCTGCCCTGAAGATACTTCGTACGGAATTACGTCAATACTATCCTTTATTGCTCTTGTTTTTGGCGTAA
- a CDS encoding FtsX-like permease family protein, which yields MKGLKTYFTYLQRNKLFTLVNVAGLGISLMFVLLIANMVVRQVTVGDDIKDINHIYVLSNESYFAGNYLVGERLASRYPEMADWCAVNSEAYKSGTYATVDDRKTSLEIYCVKENFFRFFGYPLLSGNPDQALVDAHSIVLTESGARKLFGEEPAEGKRIHLSNDRKGVYTVTGVMKDFNNSLIPDGVEAILPFEYVDFVNWGSSKNNPDMNNVGGTAILVRFPQGTDPNRKNADMRSFFATFFWPYQHDVFHEAFWTSLKDVHFASIPSPQFQQYNLTRVWIFLAAGSLILLMAVFNYVSMCVAQVSYRAKEMATRRLLGSSERSIFWRLMGESALFTVGAFLLALVLAKLVEPTASDVLQTRLDLFGDMGWMTVLVYLVGIALLSLVAGLVPAVLLSHYHPLDVVKGTFRRKTKAVYLRILYVVQSGLTVAMLTCALYLSVQIYRILHEPMGYTYGHVLDYPALVAGSREKIRLFRDEARKKPFVKKVCLTQGVPLNGGNNNTMQMYDAHNRQKSISFQVFRTDSAFLDIFHIRLLDDRKLSQAKMYFSESTFDSLQLAYDRTPALHDIDARSYMVGGRYADFKFRSVLDPQSPTFLLVEHPDSLGAWNVLVETIDGDLPAYKKELDALYSEIIDGAPFESKWYGDEMHEKYQDLLHLRTLIVAFTCAALLISLLGLTAMSIYFISQRKRDIAIRKVFGSSAGMERARLLRFSLLSLLVGVVCAVPLSWFGVQQIDHILHYSPTTMWGVFGVAFLLVALISLGSVCLISWKAVRENPVNNIKTE from the coding sequence ATGAAAGGACTGAAAACCTATTTTACTTATCTCCAGCGCAACAAACTGTTCACGTTGGTCAATGTGGCGGGACTGGGCATCTCCCTGATGTTCGTGCTGCTCATTGCCAACATGGTCGTGCGGCAGGTCACTGTGGGTGACGATATAAAGGATATCAATCACATTTACGTCTTGTCGAACGAGAGCTATTTCGCCGGAAATTACTTGGTGGGCGAACGCTTGGCCAGCCGCTATCCGGAAATGGCCGACTGGTGTGCCGTCAACTCCGAAGCCTACAAGTCGGGGACCTACGCGACGGTCGACGACCGGAAAACCAGTCTGGAGATTTATTGTGTGAAGGAAAATTTCTTCCGTTTCTTTGGCTATCCCTTGTTGTCGGGAAATCCGGACCAGGCGCTGGTCGATGCACACAGCATCGTACTGACTGAATCGGGGGCCCGCAAGCTGTTTGGAGAGGAACCAGCGGAAGGGAAGAGGATTCATTTGTCGAACGATAGAAAAGGCGTGTACACGGTGACGGGTGTCATGAAGGATTTCAACAACTCGCTGATTCCCGATGGGGTGGAAGCCATTTTACCTTTTGAATATGTGGATTTTGTGAACTGGGGAAGCAGCAAAAACAACCCGGACATGAACAATGTGGGAGGAACTGCCATCCTGGTACGTTTTCCGCAGGGAACAGACCCAAACCGGAAGAATGCCGACATGCGCTCTTTCTTTGCTACGTTTTTCTGGCCTTATCAGCACGACGTGTTTCACGAGGCCTTCTGGACCTCGTTGAAAGATGTGCATTTTGCTTCCATTCCCAGTCCGCAGTTCCAGCAATATAACCTGACGCGTGTGTGGATTTTTCTGGCAGCAGGTAGCTTGATTCTGCTGATGGCGGTGTTCAACTATGTCAGCATGTGCGTGGCACAGGTGAGCTATCGGGCCAAGGAGATGGCTACCCGCCGACTGTTGGGTTCTTCGGAGCGCAGCATCTTCTGGCGTTTGATGGGCGAATCGGCCCTGTTTACGGTGGGCGCTTTCCTGCTGGCCTTGGTGCTGGCCAAATTGGTGGAGCCGACCGCAAGCGACGTGTTGCAGACCCGGCTGGACCTCTTTGGCGATATGGGGTGGATGACCGTACTGGTTTACCTGGTGGGGATTGCCCTGCTTTCGCTGGTAGCCGGACTGGTTCCTGCCGTCCTGCTTTCTCACTATCATCCGTTGGATGTGGTGAAAGGTACTTTCCGACGGAAGACCAAAGCCGTGTATCTCCGGATTTTGTATGTGGTGCAGAGCGGACTTACCGTGGCCATGCTGACGTGCGCCCTCTACTTGTCCGTGCAGATTTACCGTATCTTGCATGAACCGATGGGCTATACCTACGGTCATGTGCTCGATTATCCGGCGTTGGTGGCTGGTTCCAGAGAGAAGATTCGTCTTTTCCGCGATGAGGCCCGGAAGAAACCTTTTGTGAAGAAGGTCTGTCTGACACAAGGGGTACCTTTGAACGGAGGCAACAACAACACGATGCAGATGTACGATGCGCACAACCGACAGAAGAGCATCAGTTTTCAGGTATTCCGTACGGATTCCGCCTTCTTGGATATCTTCCATATCCGTTTGCTGGACGACCGGAAACTGTCGCAAGCTAAGATGTATTTCTCTGAAAGTACATTCGATTCCCTGCAACTGGCCTATGACCGTACTCCTGCCTTGCACGATATTGACGCTCGCTCGTACATGGTAGGCGGACGATATGCCGACTTCAAGTTCCGGTCTGTACTCGACCCGCAGTCGCCCACCTTCCTTTTGGTGGAACATCCTGACAGCCTGGGTGCCTGGAATGTGTTGGTCGAGACCATCGACGGCGATTTGCCGGCCTATAAGAAAGAACTCGACGCCTTGTATTCAGAAATCATTGACGGGGCACCTTTTGAGTCGAAGTGGTATGGCGATGAGATGCATGAGAAATACCAGGATTTGTTGCACCTGCGTACCCTCATCGTGGCCTTCACCTGTGCCGCCTTGTTGATATCCCTGCTGGGACTGACGGCCATGAGCATTTATTTCATCAGCCAGCGCAAACGCGACATCGCTATTCGGAAAGTATTCGGTTCCAGTGCAGGCATGGAACGGGCACGATTGCTTCGTTTCTCCCTGTTGTCGTTGCTGGTAGGAGTGGTATGTGCGGTTCCCCTTTCCTGGTTTGGTGTGCAACAGATTGACCACATCCTGCACTATTCGCCGACGACGATGTGGGGTGTGTTTGGAGTTGCCTTCCTACTGGTAGCCCTGATATCCTTGGGTTCCGTGTGTCTCATCAGCTGGAAAGCCGTCCGGGAAAATCCGGTGAACAACATCAAGACCGAATGA
- a CDS encoding superoxide dismutase gives MKHSLPALPYQLDELAPKMSKETLEYHYGKHLQTYIDNLNKLIAGTPFEEKSLQQIVLEAEGPMFNNAAQTWNHTFFFDTLTPHQPEMPQPLADALTRDFGSVEAFKEKFTQAATTLFGSGWTWLANDKDGHLSIVSEPNAGNPLKKGLKPLLVIDVWEHAYYIDYRNRRAGYIEAFWGLVNWARVGARL, from the coding sequence ATGAAACATTCACTTCCTGCACTTCCGTACCAACTGGATGAGCTGGCTCCGAAAATGAGTAAAGAAACTTTGGAGTATCACTACGGAAAGCATTTGCAAACGTACATTGACAATCTCAACAAACTGATTGCCGGCACACCGTTTGAAGAAAAAAGCCTGCAACAAATCGTGCTGGAGGCAGAAGGGCCGATGTTCAACAACGCAGCCCAGACCTGGAACCACACGTTTTTCTTCGACACACTGACTCCGCATCAGCCGGAGATGCCTCAACCGCTGGCCGATGCACTGACACGCGACTTTGGGTCAGTAGAAGCCTTCAAGGAAAAGTTCACACAGGCGGCTACCACACTGTTCGGCTCCGGATGGACCTGGCTGGCAAATGACAAAGACGGACACTTGTCCATCGTCAGTGAACCGAATGCTGGGAATCCACTCAAAAAGGGGCTGAAACCGTTGCTGGTCATCGATGTATGGGAACATGCCTATTACATTGACTACCGTAACCGACGGGCGGGCTACATTGAAGCCTTCTGGGGACTGGTCAACTGGGCCAGAGTCGGGGCACGGCTCTAA